The Chloroflexota bacterium genomic interval TTGCCTGCCGCCGGTATGTCTCGCCCTGCGCCTCTTCCGCTTGAATGCTTGGCAATGTCTGAGTGGCGGAGTGTTCCTGTTCGAGCGCGAGGCAGATGGCGTTCGGCAAGCCGCGCCGCACATCGTTCAGCCGCGCCTTGTAGATGTAGCGGCGGTCGAATCGCGTGAACCCAACTTCGCTGTATCCCAGCGCGCGCGCCTTCTCCCTGATGGACTGAGAAACATCCTCACCGCTCGGCTCGGCAGTCGGTTCCAGGTCGCCGCTCGAGCGAACCCACTTGATTTCAGACATCATGTCGTCCTGAAACTCTTCGTACAGCTCTTGAGTTTCAGGCGAAACTTCGCGCCGTATGTCGTCCGCCCATTCGACTGATGCGCTTTGTTCCAGGGCGAAGCTTTCCAGCGGATACTCGCGCGCGTAGAAGGTTATCTCCTGCTCACGCCGCAGCGAGTCCGGCGCTTTCTCCAAGTCCTTCGCCACCGGAATGACCACATCCTCGTCGCCGTGCTCTCGTCCGGGTCTCGTAACCGCATGCCCAAATCTGCGTCTTGCCATTTTCTATCCTGTCCTTGCCTCTTTCAGCCATTCATACCCGGGTTTCCGGTTAGCAAACTCCATATCCAGGGCCATGCGGTTACCCCAATTAGTGCAACCACCGCCAATACAATCAGCCACAAGACTATCCTGCTGCCGCAGCCCCTCGGTCGCCGAGGCCCCTTACCGTAACTGTCGCGCAATTCGGCGGAGGATTGCTGTGTATAGATAACCGGCGGCACCGATGGCGGCGGGTCAGAAATAAGCGTTGAAGAAATTTCAAGCCCCAGAATGCTGCAGATCGTATCGCATCCTCGCATCGCCATTTTATGTCCTTACCACCGATACCGTGCCCGAAAGCCTTCAGCAGAGTGTGGAACGTCAGGCGGTATATTCGGCGGTATTCGTCGCCATCCTACTCTCCCAATAATGATTGCCAGCAATCATATCGCATCCCCGCGCGGTTGTCAGTCTTATGCGATAGCTAATTGCGTCTTGAAGCAATGTATCCGCCAGCATACAATAAGCCTATGGCAAAACTCCGAAACCCATTATAACGGGGGCGGCGCTGGCAATGACAATTACCAAAAATCGGGATCCCTTAGGACACCTGAAGACGCAGGAAGACATAGTCGCTTACTTGGAGGCGGCGCTGGCAGACGGTGACGGCAAGCTCATAGCCGCCGCGCTCGAAGACATCGCGCGCGCCAGGGGGATAACCTTCACTGCCAGCCGTCCGGATTCAGCGCCGACGCGCCGACGCTTCACCGTAGCGGAATACTACGCCATGGCAAACATCGGCATCCTGCACGAAAACGACCGCATCGAGCTGCTGGACGGAGACCTGATAGTTATGCCGCCCATCGGAGACTGGCACGCCGCCAGCGTTGACAGATTTACCAATATGCTGCCTCCCCGATTGCAGGGACGGGCAATCGTGCGCGTCCAAAACCCGACACGCCTAAACGACAACAGCGAGCCTCAGCCCGACATTATGCTGCTGCGATGGCGCGATGACTTCTACGGCGCAGGACACCCCGGACCGGCCGATGTGCTGCTACTCATCGATGTCTCCGATACGAGTGTTGACTACGACCGCAACGACAAGCTGTCAGAATACGCTCGCGCAGGCATTCCGGAAGTGTGGATTGCCACTAGGCAAGACCGCCGCATCGAAGCCTACACCGAACCCGTCGAGGGCGAATACTCCAATGTGCGCTATGCCGCTCCCGGCGAAAGCATAGCTCCGCAGGCGTTCCCGGAAGTGGTTCTCGAAGTCGGCAGTCTCATAGCCGACTGATTGTCATAGCTAAACACAGATGTCAGCTCTCCCCTTGACAACCCCAAACATTTGTGTCTATAATAGAACATATAATCCAACCAACCACGCCTATCCATCCTGTACATCGGGTTAGCTTACATGTGCATTCAGACAACCATACAATCCAAAATCGCCGAACTCACCAACAACGGCGAGAGCATAGCAGTCTTCTTGGCAGACACCCTGCAAGGTCAATCTGACCCTGCCATCAAGGTCTGCCATCGTCTTGACGCTGCTCGCATTCTCACCAAGTACGGCATCCCCCAACCCGACAACATCACAAAGTTTCCTTCCCCTTCAATGGAGGAAGGTCAGGATGGTGGTGAAGAAAATCCTACCCATCCTGTAAGTCCTGTTAACTCCGCGCCCACCCTCAGAGACATCATAGCCTACCCCGTAGCCCGCTACATCCGCGACCGCACCGGCAACGGAGAAATCCTAATTGACACACTCTGCCGCATAATGAACGGAGGCGACCACCAACCCGACCCGTTCACAGGCAGACCGCAGCAGACCGTCAAGCCCAGAGAGCGCCTGGCAGCCGCCAAAGAACTGCTGCGCCGCGCATTCGCCGAACACAACCCACCGCAGGCTAACCCCGTTCGTCCTGAGCTTGTCGAAGGACAAAATATCCCGTCCATCGATGTCGGCTCAGACTCTCTGAACTCAGACCTAGCCAAGCTAGTCCGCGATCGCACCAACAACGGCATCGAATCCGCCGAGTTGCTCATCCGCATCGCAGAAAACGATACTGAAGAAGGCGACTGGCAGCCGGCGCATCGCCTATCCGCAGCGAAAGAACTTCTGCACCGTGCCTACGACCTCAACTACGACGCGGTAACATGGGACCACATAGATGCCTACAACCGCACCAAAGACGCCGATCCACGCGAGCCAATCGACATAGAGAGCGCCCGCATAGAGGACACGCGAGCGAAGTTAATCCGCGAGTTCAGCGAGGCTTATGACGCAGGCAACGAAGAAGCAATGCGTAATGTGGAGGACAAGTTCAACGCCTATAATGCCCGTGTCAACGAAGGCGAAGACCCTGACGAAGCGTTGCGGCATGCCGAGCTAGGTCCCAATGACCCCGACCCTGATATAGACTACTACAACACACCGCTGAGCGAAGAAGAACAGGCAAAGTTCTACCGCGAAGTCGTTCAGATTCAAGACGACAGTGAGTGCGATTCAGACAACCGCAGCATCGCCAACGCCATCCACATCCCCAAGCTCACCATCCCCCTCAACAACCGCAGCCCCTAATCATCCCCATCTTGTACATCAATGTCAGTTCCCGTCCACGCCAAGAATCGCCTGCAGAATCAACTCCGCCACGGCTTTGTTCAGCGGCTCGTTGTTGTTGCCGCACTTGGGCGAGTATATGCAGCCGGGGCAGCCGCTCTCGCACGGGCACTCGCTGACGACTTGCAGGGTCGCGCTCCACAGGTTTTCGATGATTTCGTAGCCGTGCTCGGTGATGCCCACGCCGCCGGGTATGCCGTCGTGTATGAACACCTGCGGCCTGCCCGTGTCCGGATGCAGCGGAGTGGATATGCCGCCGATGTCGTTTCGGTCGCACATGGCGAACAGCGGCAGTACGCCTATCGCGGCATGCTCGATGGCGTGTAGCCCGCCCATCAGATCGAGTCGGTTGCGCCGTATGTATTCGAGCGTGTCAGGCGGCACATCGAACCAGAGCGCGATGGTGTCGTAGCTTTGCGGCGGCAGGTCAACATACTCTTCGCCAAGCGGCTCTTCCGTGAACTGCGCCACACGCTTAAAGCCCACAACGCTCGTAGTAACGCTTACCTCACCCAAATACGCCTGCGTCCTGCCCGCCTTTCGCTGCTTGAACTGCCGCAATACGCGCGTGTCCGTGTAGTCACGCGCCTGCGTATAGTACGGCACATCCGTCTGCAC includes:
- a CDS encoding Uma2 family endonuclease — its product is MANIGILHENDRIELLDGDLIVMPPIGDWHAASVDRFTNMLPPRLQGRAIVRVQNPTRLNDNSEPQPDIMLLRWRDDFYGAGHPGPADVLLLIDVSDTSVDYDRNDKLSEYARAGIPEVWIATRQDRRIEAYTEPVEGEYSNVRYAAPGESIAPQAFPEVVLEVGSLIAD